From Labrus bergylta chromosome 22, fLabBer1.1, whole genome shotgun sequence, one genomic window encodes:
- the map4k2 gene encoding mitogen-activated protein kinase kinase kinase kinase 2 isoform X5 has protein sequence MDRIGVSFLDPLDDYELIHRIGCGTYGDVFKARNIRTSELAAIKIVKLDPGDDITTIQQEITMMKECKHKNIVAYFGSYHRNTKLWICMEYCGGGSLQDMYHVTGPLKEKQIAYVCRETLQGLYHLHETGKMHRDIKGANILLTERGDVKLADFGVAAEISASVAKRKSFIGTPYWMAPEVAAVEKKGGYNHLCDIWAVGITAIELAELQPPMFDLHPMRALMLMSKSSFQPPRLKDKTKWSAGFQSFVKMALIKNPRKRPSAETLLQHPFVTQLLTRNLVIELLDMANNPELHSTHTLSMDDMELEVGEVGPDKIQSAGKHLPAERTLSEEQFDQVKFGPPLRKVTEPYPDLGSYDDDWSLSGDEDNSPSLTIRRAPSADGGKKSGLFSPSTASLPAFSSLSPNTDNRDLTLRPSCTLGPEAGVTADSTSTTVLSRCSATQDIRQRCSDPCLPAGDAVTSEKKRAKSVTSPKRETPLSPEWSTLRRKTEDSRAACHGLPPTPQVHMGACFSKVFNGCPLQIHCAVTWILPKTRDQYLILGAEEGIYSLNLNELHEDTLEKLLPQRCTWLYVMNNVLMSVSGKSSQLYSHSLTPLFEHRGHVQKKHSSLSLSTNRFAERISTSQRKFAVSVKIPDTKGCRRCSVARNPYTDSTFLCAAVPSGLVLLLWYEPLQKFMHLKHIPIKLPDSLPIFELLVLVTDEFPQLCVGVRDCPNGKRPVSQQLQFDIIELNSSPVSAPDSGALMAAQVTQLDRDTVLIVLEKTVKVVNLRGLPSKELAAEMIFDFPIETLVCLQDSVLAFWKHGLKGRSFHSNEVTQEITDESRVFRVLGTNRDIILQSTPTDMPSALSNLYILTGHESSY, from the exons GTGATGACATCACGACCATCCAGCAGGAGATTACCATGATGAAGgagtgcaaacacaaaaacattgtgGCATACTTCGGAAGCTACCACAG gaacaCCAAGCTGTGGATCTGTATGGAGTACTGTGGAGGAGGCTCACTGCAGGATATGTACCACG TGACGGGCCCGTTAAAGGAGAAGCAGATCGCCTATGTGTGCAGAGAAACCCTCCAG ggtTTGTATCACCTGCACGAAACTGGAAAGATGCACCGAGACATAAAG ggaGCGAACATCCttctgacagagagaggagatgttAAACTGG CTGATTTTGGAGTAGCGGCAGAGATCAGCGCCTCTGTGGCCAAGAGGAAATCTTTCATAGGAACTCCATACTG GATGGCTCCTGAGGTGGCGGCGGTGGAGAAGAAGGGCGGCTACAACCACCTGTGTGATATCTGGGCTGTCGGCATCACGGCCATCGAGCTGGCCGAGCTCCAACCGCCCATGTTCGACCTCCACCCGATGAG AGCTCTGATGTTGATGTCAAAGAGCAGCTTCCAGCCTCCACGTCTAAAGGACAAAACCAAGTG GTCTGCAGGTTTCCAGAGCTTCGTGAAGATGGCACTCATTAAAAACCCTCGTAAAAGGCCGTCAGCGGAGACCCTGCTGCAG CATCCGTTCGTGACTCAGCTGCTGACTCGTAACCTCGTCATCGAGCTGCTCGACATGGCCAACAACCCCGAGCTGCACAGCACGCACACGCTCAGCATGGACGACATGGAGCTGGAG GTCGGGGAAGTCGGTCCAGACAAAATCCAGTCAGCAGGGAAACACCTGCCTGCAGAGAGGACGCTGTCTGAAGAGCaat TCGACCAGGTGAAGTTCGGACCTCCACTGAGGAAAGTCACAGAACCGTATCCTGACCTG GGTTCCTATGACGACGACTGGAGTCTGTCTGGAGACGAAGACAACTCACC gaGTTTAACCATTCGGAGGGCGCCATCTGCTGAT GGAGGTAAGAAGAGCGGCTTGTTCAGCCCGTCCACAGCCTCCCTGCCCGCCTTCAGCTCCTTAAGTCCAAATACAGACAACAGAGACCTGACGCTGAGACCGAGCTGCACGCTGGGACCTGAGGCCGGCGTCACAGCTGACTCCACCTCCACTACAG TATTGTCCAGGTGCTCGGCCACACAGGACATCAGACAGCGCTGCAGTGACCCATGTCTGCCTGcgggggacgctgtaacctcagAGAAAAAGAGGGCTAAGTCTGTTACTTCTCCAAAGAGAGAGACGCCACTATCACCTGAATGGAGCACGCTGAGGAGGAAGACCGAGGACTCT AGGGCTGCCTGTCATGGACTCCCTCCCACCCCCCAAGTCCAT ATGGGAGCCTGCTTCTCCAAAGTCTTCAATGGCTGTCCTCTTCAAATCCACTGTGCCGTCACCTGGATTTTACCCAAAACAAGAG ATCAGTACCTCATTCTTGGAGCCGAGGAGGGCATCTACTCGCTGAACCTGAATGAACTTCATGAAGACACGCTCGAGAAG CTGCTCCCTCAGCGATGCACGTGGCTGTACGTCATGAACAACGTGTTGATGTCTGTATCAG GGAAGTCCTCGCAGCTTTATTCCCACAGTCTGACGCCGCTGTTTGAACACAGAGGACATGTGCAGAAGAAACACAGCAGTCTGTCACTCAGCACCAACCGCTTCGCTGAGAGGATCAGCACCAG TCAGAGAAAGTTCGCCGTCTCTGTGAAGATTCCCGACACTAAAGGCTGCAGGAGATGTAGTGTAG CAAGGAACCCGTACACTGACAGTACCTTTCTATGTGCAGCGGTTCCATCCGGTCTAGTGCTGTTACTGTGGTATGAGCCTCTGCAGAAGTTCATGCATCTTAAG CACATACCAATCAAGCTTCCAGACTCTCTTCCCATATTCGAGCTGCTGGTGTTGGTGACGGATGAGTTTCCTCAGCTGTGTGTCGGAGTGAGAGACTGTCCTAATGGGAAGCGGCCCGTCAGCCAACAGCTCCAGTTTGATATCATAGAGCTGAACAGCTCGCCTGTTTCTGCACCAG ACAGTGGAGCTCTGATGGCAGCACAGGTAACCCAACTGGACAGAGACACCGTTCTCATCGTGTTAGAAA AAACTGTGAAGGTCGTGAACCTGCGAGGACTTCCGTCCAAGGAGCTCGCTGCTGAGATGATCTTTGACTTCCCCAtcgaaactctgg TGTGTTTACAGGACAGTGTGCTGGCTTTCTGGAAGCATGGCCTAAAAGGGAGGAGCTTTCATTCAAACGAG GTAACTCAAGAAATCACAGACGAGAGTCGAGTGTTCAGAGTTTTGGGAACAAACAG aGACATCATCCTTCAGAGCACGCCGACAGACATGCCGTCTGCTCTGAGTAACCTATACATCCTGACCGGACATGAAAGCAGCTACTGA
- the map4k2 gene encoding mitogen-activated protein kinase kinase kinase kinase 2 isoform X2, which yields MDRIGVSFLDPLDDYELIHRIGCGTYGDVFKARNIRTSELAAIKIVKLDPGDDITTIQQEITMMKECKHKNIVAYFGSYHRNTKLWICMEYCGGGSLQDMYHVTGPLKEKQIAYVCRETLQGLYHLHETGKMHRDIKGANILLTERGDVKLADFGVAAEISASVAKRKSFIGTPYWMAPEVAAVEKKGGYNHLCDIWAVGITAIELAELQPPMFDLHPMRALMLMSKSSFQPPRLKDKTKWSAGFQSFVKMALIKNPRKRPSAETLLQHPFVTQLLTRNLVIELLDMANNPELHSTHTLSMDDMELEVGEVGPDKIQSAGKHLPAERTLSEEQFDQVKFGPPLRKVTEPYPDLGSYDDDWSLSGDEDNSPSLLECVEQALQLRSLTIRRAPSADGGKKSGLFSPSTASLPAFSSLSPNTDNRDLTLRPSCTLGPEAGVTADSTSTTVLSRCSATQDIRQRCSDPCLPAGDAVTSEKKRAKSVTSPKRETPLSPEWSTLRRKTEDSRAACHGLPPTPQVHMGACFSKVFNGCPLQIHCAVTWILPKTRDQYLILGAEEGIYSLNLNELHEDTLEKLLPQRCTWLYVMNNVLMSVSGKSSQLYSHSLTPLFEHRGHVQKKHSSLSLSTNRFAERISTSQRKFAVSVKIPDTKGCRRCSVARNPYTDSTFLCAAVPSGLVLLLWYEPLQKFMHLKHIPIKLPDSLPIFELLVLVTDEFPQLCVGVRDCPNGKRPVSQQLQFDIIELNSSPVSAPDSGALMAAQVTQLDRDTVLIVLEKTVKVVNLRGLPSKELAAEMIFDFPIETLVCLQDSVLAFWKHGLKGRSFHSNEVTQEITDESRVFRVLGTNRDIILQSTPTDMPSALSNLYILTGHESSY from the exons GTGATGACATCACGACCATCCAGCAGGAGATTACCATGATGAAGgagtgcaaacacaaaaacattgtgGCATACTTCGGAAGCTACCACAG gaacaCCAAGCTGTGGATCTGTATGGAGTACTGTGGAGGAGGCTCACTGCAGGATATGTACCACG TGACGGGCCCGTTAAAGGAGAAGCAGATCGCCTATGTGTGCAGAGAAACCCTCCAG ggtTTGTATCACCTGCACGAAACTGGAAAGATGCACCGAGACATAAAG ggaGCGAACATCCttctgacagagagaggagatgttAAACTGG CTGATTTTGGAGTAGCGGCAGAGATCAGCGCCTCTGTGGCCAAGAGGAAATCTTTCATAGGAACTCCATACTG GATGGCTCCTGAGGTGGCGGCGGTGGAGAAGAAGGGCGGCTACAACCACCTGTGTGATATCTGGGCTGTCGGCATCACGGCCATCGAGCTGGCCGAGCTCCAACCGCCCATGTTCGACCTCCACCCGATGAG AGCTCTGATGTTGATGTCAAAGAGCAGCTTCCAGCCTCCACGTCTAAAGGACAAAACCAAGTG GTCTGCAGGTTTCCAGAGCTTCGTGAAGATGGCACTCATTAAAAACCCTCGTAAAAGGCCGTCAGCGGAGACCCTGCTGCAG CATCCGTTCGTGACTCAGCTGCTGACTCGTAACCTCGTCATCGAGCTGCTCGACATGGCCAACAACCCCGAGCTGCACAGCACGCACACGCTCAGCATGGACGACATGGAGCTGGAG GTCGGGGAAGTCGGTCCAGACAAAATCCAGTCAGCAGGGAAACACCTGCCTGCAGAGAGGACGCTGTCTGAAGAGCaat TCGACCAGGTGAAGTTCGGACCTCCACTGAGGAAAGTCACAGAACCGTATCCTGACCTG GGTTCCTATGACGACGACTGGAGTCTGTCTGGAGACGAAGACAACTCACC GAGTCTGTTGGAATGTGTGGaacaagccctgcagctcag gaGTTTAACCATTCGGAGGGCGCCATCTGCTGAT GGAGGTAAGAAGAGCGGCTTGTTCAGCCCGTCCACAGCCTCCCTGCCCGCCTTCAGCTCCTTAAGTCCAAATACAGACAACAGAGACCTGACGCTGAGACCGAGCTGCACGCTGGGACCTGAGGCCGGCGTCACAGCTGACTCCACCTCCACTACAG TATTGTCCAGGTGCTCGGCCACACAGGACATCAGACAGCGCTGCAGTGACCCATGTCTGCCTGcgggggacgctgtaacctcagAGAAAAAGAGGGCTAAGTCTGTTACTTCTCCAAAGAGAGAGACGCCACTATCACCTGAATGGAGCACGCTGAGGAGGAAGACCGAGGACTCT AGGGCTGCCTGTCATGGACTCCCTCCCACCCCCCAAGTCCAT ATGGGAGCCTGCTTCTCCAAAGTCTTCAATGGCTGTCCTCTTCAAATCCACTGTGCCGTCACCTGGATTTTACCCAAAACAAGAG ATCAGTACCTCATTCTTGGAGCCGAGGAGGGCATCTACTCGCTGAACCTGAATGAACTTCATGAAGACACGCTCGAGAAG CTGCTCCCTCAGCGATGCACGTGGCTGTACGTCATGAACAACGTGTTGATGTCTGTATCAG GGAAGTCCTCGCAGCTTTATTCCCACAGTCTGACGCCGCTGTTTGAACACAGAGGACATGTGCAGAAGAAACACAGCAGTCTGTCACTCAGCACCAACCGCTTCGCTGAGAGGATCAGCACCAG TCAGAGAAAGTTCGCCGTCTCTGTGAAGATTCCCGACACTAAAGGCTGCAGGAGATGTAGTGTAG CAAGGAACCCGTACACTGACAGTACCTTTCTATGTGCAGCGGTTCCATCCGGTCTAGTGCTGTTACTGTGGTATGAGCCTCTGCAGAAGTTCATGCATCTTAAG CACATACCAATCAAGCTTCCAGACTCTCTTCCCATATTCGAGCTGCTGGTGTTGGTGACGGATGAGTTTCCTCAGCTGTGTGTCGGAGTGAGAGACTGTCCTAATGGGAAGCGGCCCGTCAGCCAACAGCTCCAGTTTGATATCATAGAGCTGAACAGCTCGCCTGTTTCTGCACCAG ACAGTGGAGCTCTGATGGCAGCACAGGTAACCCAACTGGACAGAGACACCGTTCTCATCGTGTTAGAAA AAACTGTGAAGGTCGTGAACCTGCGAGGACTTCCGTCCAAGGAGCTCGCTGCTGAGATGATCTTTGACTTCCCCAtcgaaactctgg TGTGTTTACAGGACAGTGTGCTGGCTTTCTGGAAGCATGGCCTAAAAGGGAGGAGCTTTCATTCAAACGAG GTAACTCAAGAAATCACAGACGAGAGTCGAGTGTTCAGAGTTTTGGGAACAAACAG aGACATCATCCTTCAGAGCACGCCGACAGACATGCCGTCTGCTCTGAGTAACCTATACATCCTGACCGGACATGAAAGCAGCTACTGA
- the map4k2 gene encoding mitogen-activated protein kinase kinase kinase kinase 2 isoform X3, with the protein MDRIGVSFLDPLDDYELIHRIGCGTYGDVFKARNIRTSELAAIKIVKLDPGDDITTIQQEITMMKECKHKNIVAYFGSYHRNTKLWICMEYCGGGSLQDMYHVTGPLKEKQIAYVCRETLQGLYHLHETGKMHRDIKGANILLTERGDVKLADFGVAAEISASVAKRKSFIGTPYWMAPEVAAVEKKGGYNHLCDIWAVGITAIELAELQPPMFDLHPMRALMLMSKSSFQPPRLKDKTKWSAGFQSFVKMALIKNPRKRPSAETLLQHPFVTQLLTRNLVIELLDMANNPELHSTHTLSMDDMELEVGEVGPDKIQSAGKHLPAERTLSEEQFDQVKFGPPLRKVTEPYPDLQGSYDDDWSLSGDEDNSPSLTIRRAPSADGGKKSGLFSPSTASLPAFSSLSPNTDNRDLTLRPSCTLGPEAGVTADSTSTTVLSRCSATQDIRQRCSDPCLPAGDAVTSEKKRAKSVTSPKRETPLSPEWSTLRRKTEDSRAACHGLPPTPQVHMGACFSKVFNGCPLQIHCAVTWILPKTRDQYLILGAEEGIYSLNLNELHEDTLEKLLPQRCTWLYVMNNVLMSVSGKSSQLYSHSLTPLFEHRGHVQKKHSSLSLSTNRFAERISTSQRKFAVSVKIPDTKGCRRCSVARNPYTDSTFLCAAVPSGLVLLLWYEPLQKFMHLKHIPIKLPDSLPIFELLVLVTDEFPQLCVGVRDCPNGKRPVSQQLQFDIIELNSSPVSAPDSGALMAAQVTQLDRDTVLIVLEKTVKVVNLRGLPSKELAAEMIFDFPIETLVCLQDSVLAFWKHGLKGRSFHSNEVTQEITDESRVFRVLGTNRDIILQSTPTDMPSALSNLYILTGHESSY; encoded by the exons GTGATGACATCACGACCATCCAGCAGGAGATTACCATGATGAAGgagtgcaaacacaaaaacattgtgGCATACTTCGGAAGCTACCACAG gaacaCCAAGCTGTGGATCTGTATGGAGTACTGTGGAGGAGGCTCACTGCAGGATATGTACCACG TGACGGGCCCGTTAAAGGAGAAGCAGATCGCCTATGTGTGCAGAGAAACCCTCCAG ggtTTGTATCACCTGCACGAAACTGGAAAGATGCACCGAGACATAAAG ggaGCGAACATCCttctgacagagagaggagatgttAAACTGG CTGATTTTGGAGTAGCGGCAGAGATCAGCGCCTCTGTGGCCAAGAGGAAATCTTTCATAGGAACTCCATACTG GATGGCTCCTGAGGTGGCGGCGGTGGAGAAGAAGGGCGGCTACAACCACCTGTGTGATATCTGGGCTGTCGGCATCACGGCCATCGAGCTGGCCGAGCTCCAACCGCCCATGTTCGACCTCCACCCGATGAG AGCTCTGATGTTGATGTCAAAGAGCAGCTTCCAGCCTCCACGTCTAAAGGACAAAACCAAGTG GTCTGCAGGTTTCCAGAGCTTCGTGAAGATGGCACTCATTAAAAACCCTCGTAAAAGGCCGTCAGCGGAGACCCTGCTGCAG CATCCGTTCGTGACTCAGCTGCTGACTCGTAACCTCGTCATCGAGCTGCTCGACATGGCCAACAACCCCGAGCTGCACAGCACGCACACGCTCAGCATGGACGACATGGAGCTGGAG GTCGGGGAAGTCGGTCCAGACAAAATCCAGTCAGCAGGGAAACACCTGCCTGCAGAGAGGACGCTGTCTGAAGAGCaat TCGACCAGGTGAAGTTCGGACCTCCACTGAGGAAAGTCACAGAACCGTATCCTGACCTG caGGGTTCCTATGACGACGACTGGAGTCTGTCTGGAGACGAAGACAACTCACC gaGTTTAACCATTCGGAGGGCGCCATCTGCTGAT GGAGGTAAGAAGAGCGGCTTGTTCAGCCCGTCCACAGCCTCCCTGCCCGCCTTCAGCTCCTTAAGTCCAAATACAGACAACAGAGACCTGACGCTGAGACCGAGCTGCACGCTGGGACCTGAGGCCGGCGTCACAGCTGACTCCACCTCCACTACAG TATTGTCCAGGTGCTCGGCCACACAGGACATCAGACAGCGCTGCAGTGACCCATGTCTGCCTGcgggggacgctgtaacctcagAGAAAAAGAGGGCTAAGTCTGTTACTTCTCCAAAGAGAGAGACGCCACTATCACCTGAATGGAGCACGCTGAGGAGGAAGACCGAGGACTCT AGGGCTGCCTGTCATGGACTCCCTCCCACCCCCCAAGTCCAT ATGGGAGCCTGCTTCTCCAAAGTCTTCAATGGCTGTCCTCTTCAAATCCACTGTGCCGTCACCTGGATTTTACCCAAAACAAGAG ATCAGTACCTCATTCTTGGAGCCGAGGAGGGCATCTACTCGCTGAACCTGAATGAACTTCATGAAGACACGCTCGAGAAG CTGCTCCCTCAGCGATGCACGTGGCTGTACGTCATGAACAACGTGTTGATGTCTGTATCAG GGAAGTCCTCGCAGCTTTATTCCCACAGTCTGACGCCGCTGTTTGAACACAGAGGACATGTGCAGAAGAAACACAGCAGTCTGTCACTCAGCACCAACCGCTTCGCTGAGAGGATCAGCACCAG TCAGAGAAAGTTCGCCGTCTCTGTGAAGATTCCCGACACTAAAGGCTGCAGGAGATGTAGTGTAG CAAGGAACCCGTACACTGACAGTACCTTTCTATGTGCAGCGGTTCCATCCGGTCTAGTGCTGTTACTGTGGTATGAGCCTCTGCAGAAGTTCATGCATCTTAAG CACATACCAATCAAGCTTCCAGACTCTCTTCCCATATTCGAGCTGCTGGTGTTGGTGACGGATGAGTTTCCTCAGCTGTGTGTCGGAGTGAGAGACTGTCCTAATGGGAAGCGGCCCGTCAGCCAACAGCTCCAGTTTGATATCATAGAGCTGAACAGCTCGCCTGTTTCTGCACCAG ACAGTGGAGCTCTGATGGCAGCACAGGTAACCCAACTGGACAGAGACACCGTTCTCATCGTGTTAGAAA AAACTGTGAAGGTCGTGAACCTGCGAGGACTTCCGTCCAAGGAGCTCGCTGCTGAGATGATCTTTGACTTCCCCAtcgaaactctgg TGTGTTTACAGGACAGTGTGCTGGCTTTCTGGAAGCATGGCCTAAAAGGGAGGAGCTTTCATTCAAACGAG GTAACTCAAGAAATCACAGACGAGAGTCGAGTGTTCAGAGTTTTGGGAACAAACAG aGACATCATCCTTCAGAGCACGCCGACAGACATGCCGTCTGCTCTGAGTAACCTATACATCCTGACCGGACATGAAAGCAGCTACTGA
- the map4k2 gene encoding mitogen-activated protein kinase kinase kinase kinase 2 isoform X4, which yields MDRIGVSFLDPLDDYELIHRIGCGTYGDVFKARNIRTSELAAIKIVKLDPGDDITTIQQEITMMKECKHKNIVAYFGSYHRNTKLWICMEYCGGGSLQDMYHVTGPLKEKQIAYVCRETLQGLYHLHETGKMHRDIKGANILLTERGDVKLADFGVAAEISASVAKRKSFIGTPYWMAPEVAAVEKKGGYNHLCDIWAVGITAIELAELQPPMFDLHPMRALMLMSKSSFQPPRLKDKTKWSAGFQSFVKMALIKNPRKRPSAETLLQHPFVTQLLTRNLVIELLDMANNPELHSTHTLSMDDMELEVGEVGPDKIQSAGKHLPAERTLSEEQFDQVKFGPPLRKVTEPYPDLQGSYDDDWSLSGDEDNSPSLLECVEQALQLRSLTIRRAPSADGGKKSGLFSPSTASLPAFSSLSPNTDNRDLTLRPSCTLGPEAGVTADSTSTTVLSRCSATQDIRQRCSDPCLPAGDAVTSEKKRAKSVTSPKRETPLSPEWSTLRRKTEDSMGACFSKVFNGCPLQIHCAVTWILPKTRDQYLILGAEEGIYSLNLNELHEDTLEKLLPQRCTWLYVMNNVLMSVSGKSSQLYSHSLTPLFEHRGHVQKKHSSLSLSTNRFAERISTSQRKFAVSVKIPDTKGCRRCSVARNPYTDSTFLCAAVPSGLVLLLWYEPLQKFMHLKHIPIKLPDSLPIFELLVLVTDEFPQLCVGVRDCPNGKRPVSQQLQFDIIELNSSPVSAPDSGALMAAQVTQLDRDTVLIVLEKTVKVVNLRGLPSKELAAEMIFDFPIETLVCLQDSVLAFWKHGLKGRSFHSNEVTQEITDESRVFRVLGTNRDIILQSTPTDMPSALSNLYILTGHESSY from the exons GTGATGACATCACGACCATCCAGCAGGAGATTACCATGATGAAGgagtgcaaacacaaaaacattgtgGCATACTTCGGAAGCTACCACAG gaacaCCAAGCTGTGGATCTGTATGGAGTACTGTGGAGGAGGCTCACTGCAGGATATGTACCACG TGACGGGCCCGTTAAAGGAGAAGCAGATCGCCTATGTGTGCAGAGAAACCCTCCAG ggtTTGTATCACCTGCACGAAACTGGAAAGATGCACCGAGACATAAAG ggaGCGAACATCCttctgacagagagaggagatgttAAACTGG CTGATTTTGGAGTAGCGGCAGAGATCAGCGCCTCTGTGGCCAAGAGGAAATCTTTCATAGGAACTCCATACTG GATGGCTCCTGAGGTGGCGGCGGTGGAGAAGAAGGGCGGCTACAACCACCTGTGTGATATCTGGGCTGTCGGCATCACGGCCATCGAGCTGGCCGAGCTCCAACCGCCCATGTTCGACCTCCACCCGATGAG AGCTCTGATGTTGATGTCAAAGAGCAGCTTCCAGCCTCCACGTCTAAAGGACAAAACCAAGTG GTCTGCAGGTTTCCAGAGCTTCGTGAAGATGGCACTCATTAAAAACCCTCGTAAAAGGCCGTCAGCGGAGACCCTGCTGCAG CATCCGTTCGTGACTCAGCTGCTGACTCGTAACCTCGTCATCGAGCTGCTCGACATGGCCAACAACCCCGAGCTGCACAGCACGCACACGCTCAGCATGGACGACATGGAGCTGGAG GTCGGGGAAGTCGGTCCAGACAAAATCCAGTCAGCAGGGAAACACCTGCCTGCAGAGAGGACGCTGTCTGAAGAGCaat TCGACCAGGTGAAGTTCGGACCTCCACTGAGGAAAGTCACAGAACCGTATCCTGACCTG caGGGTTCCTATGACGACGACTGGAGTCTGTCTGGAGACGAAGACAACTCACC GAGTCTGTTGGAATGTGTGGaacaagccctgcagctcag gaGTTTAACCATTCGGAGGGCGCCATCTGCTGAT GGAGGTAAGAAGAGCGGCTTGTTCAGCCCGTCCACAGCCTCCCTGCCCGCCTTCAGCTCCTTAAGTCCAAATACAGACAACAGAGACCTGACGCTGAGACCGAGCTGCACGCTGGGACCTGAGGCCGGCGTCACAGCTGACTCCACCTCCACTACAG TATTGTCCAGGTGCTCGGCCACACAGGACATCAGACAGCGCTGCAGTGACCCATGTCTGCCTGcgggggacgctgtaacctcagAGAAAAAGAGGGCTAAGTCTGTTACTTCTCCAAAGAGAGAGACGCCACTATCACCTGAATGGAGCACGCTGAGGAGGAAGACCGAGGACTCT ATGGGAGCCTGCTTCTCCAAAGTCTTCAATGGCTGTCCTCTTCAAATCCACTGTGCCGTCACCTGGATTTTACCCAAAACAAGAG ATCAGTACCTCATTCTTGGAGCCGAGGAGGGCATCTACTCGCTGAACCTGAATGAACTTCATGAAGACACGCTCGAGAAG CTGCTCCCTCAGCGATGCACGTGGCTGTACGTCATGAACAACGTGTTGATGTCTGTATCAG GGAAGTCCTCGCAGCTTTATTCCCACAGTCTGACGCCGCTGTTTGAACACAGAGGACATGTGCAGAAGAAACACAGCAGTCTGTCACTCAGCACCAACCGCTTCGCTGAGAGGATCAGCACCAG TCAGAGAAAGTTCGCCGTCTCTGTGAAGATTCCCGACACTAAAGGCTGCAGGAGATGTAGTGTAG CAAGGAACCCGTACACTGACAGTACCTTTCTATGTGCAGCGGTTCCATCCGGTCTAGTGCTGTTACTGTGGTATGAGCCTCTGCAGAAGTTCATGCATCTTAAG CACATACCAATCAAGCTTCCAGACTCTCTTCCCATATTCGAGCTGCTGGTGTTGGTGACGGATGAGTTTCCTCAGCTGTGTGTCGGAGTGAGAGACTGTCCTAATGGGAAGCGGCCCGTCAGCCAACAGCTCCAGTTTGATATCATAGAGCTGAACAGCTCGCCTGTTTCTGCACCAG ACAGTGGAGCTCTGATGGCAGCACAGGTAACCCAACTGGACAGAGACACCGTTCTCATCGTGTTAGAAA AAACTGTGAAGGTCGTGAACCTGCGAGGACTTCCGTCCAAGGAGCTCGCTGCTGAGATGATCTTTGACTTCCCCAtcgaaactctgg TGTGTTTACAGGACAGTGTGCTGGCTTTCTGGAAGCATGGCCTAAAAGGGAGGAGCTTTCATTCAAACGAG GTAACTCAAGAAATCACAGACGAGAGTCGAGTGTTCAGAGTTTTGGGAACAAACAG aGACATCATCCTTCAGAGCACGCCGACAGACATGCCGTCTGCTCTGAGTAACCTATACATCCTGACCGGACATGAAAGCAGCTACTGA